Below is a window of Streptomyces qaidamensis DNA.
ACGGCGTCCCAGCAGGCTCCTGGCCTGCCACTTCAAGATGGCGGTAGCTCATTGTCCAAGGACAGATGCGGTCGATAAACGTTGCCCGTTCTTGTCTGCGGAACCCAAAGACTCATCGGGCTGGCCGGCGGCGTGGTTTGTGGTGCTGGACTTCGTGGGCGGCTGCGCGGAGCCCATTGGGTGTGAGCGCGTAGTAGGTGCGTCGGCGACCGGGACCGCAGCCGACCGGGGCTCGCGCGAGCCAGGAGTCTTCGGCTTCGGGGCGGCTGGTGAGCCAGCCCGCTCGTTCCATCCTCTTGAGCTGGGGATAGAGGGTGCCGTTGTCGATGCCGGTTCTCGCATGAATCTGCGCGCCGTAGAACTGTTCGTTCTGGTGGTCGAGCAGGTCGCGCAGGAGTATGAGGGTGGGGCCGGTGATTCGGATTCGCTTGGCGGTGATGTCGTCGCCGAAAGGCCTGAGCGGTCCGGGGCTTTGCCGGGTGGTGAGACGGATAGCGGCTCTGGCCAGCGTGGCCGCGTCCGGCATGCGCGTGATCTGGTCGGGGCCGAGTGCGGAGTGCATCATCGCCTGGATGTCATCGGTGGCAAGGGAGCGCAGGAGGGCACTGCCGTGCCTGGTCGGACGATGCGGTTTCCCGAAGGCGGCGCGATGGAACAGCGCATGCCCGAGATCGCTTTCCAGGCGCTGGAATTGGTGGACCAGGGCACCTCGGTGGGTGCCGAGGTAGTCGGCTGTGGTTTCGAGGTTCGGCAGGGCCATGGCGATCTGGAAGCGGTGAAGGCGAAGCCAGCCGTGCAGCGTGCCTTCGACGGCTGCGCGGATGTTGCGTGGGACGCTCTTGTCGACCTTGGCGGTCATGATGGTGCGGCTGTGAACGCCCGGCGGGCGCAGCGGAATGCCGAGTTGCAGAAACCGGCGGCGGACTGTTTCGTCTTCGGTGCCGAGTTGGGCGGCGATGTCGGCTGTGGAGCGTTTGTGGGTCAGGTACTGCTCGCGCAGCCAGGACTCGTCCATGGGGACGGGGCGTTGCGAGTAGTAGATGGTGAGGCCCGTCGCCTTCGCCTGCTCGACGACGATCTGGCGGGAGATGCCGGTTTCCCGGGCGATGCGGGTGAGTGTCTTGCCGCTCTTGGTGTACTCGCGGTCCAGGAACGAGGCTGTGAGTACTGTGCGGGCGCGCTCTCGTAGTTTCCAGGCCGAGGTGGGGGTGGTGCGGGCCCATTCCCGTTCGCCCTGGTCGATGTGTTCGAGAGCGAGTCGGACGTGCGTGACGGTGGTCTTCATCAGACGGGCGGCGTCGGAGGGCTTGCGTCCTTCGGTGATCACGAGGCGTTTGAGGGTGTCGAGATCGATGTCGTCCAGTCGGGGGCCGGGAAGGGCCAGTCCCTGGCAGCACGCTTCGGGTGGCTCCCAGGCCACAGGTTCGTCGATGCCGAGATCTTCAAGCAGTTCCTCGGCGTGTTGGAGCAGGGCTTGTCTCTGCGGGAGCGAGAGCGAGAGGTTGAAGTTGACGTAGCGGGTGCGGTCGCTTGGGCTCTTCCAGGCCAGGGCGTGCTGGGCGTCGGTGAGGTCGGCTCCGGTCAGCAGCTGGAAGAGATATCTCCTGGCCGGCAGTAGACGGCCAGGGGCGGCGGGCGTACTCGTTTCGCCGGGGTGTGTGTTGGTGCGGAAACACAGTTCCTGCCACGCGGCCTCGCTGATCGTGTCGGCAGGGATGAGGGTGCGCCGCCGTTGGTAATTGATCTCACTGCCGTGTTCGTCGAGGTAGTCGGCGATACGGCAGAGGGCGGGAAAGACCTGTTCGTAGCCGCTTTGGCTGATCACTTGCAGGGTGTGGGCGACGTAGTTGGCCAGGTGGCCGTGCAGCGGCTTGAGGAGGGCCTTCTTATCCCTGCTGCTGGCGCCGGGCAGGAAGAGCAGGGCGGCGGCGGTGCCGCGGAACAGGTCGACTCGGAGTCCTTGGGGCGGAAGGAACCGCAAGGTCCAGTGGGGCCAGAGCAGTTGTGGGATGCGCTGGGAGCGGGAGGTGTGCGGCGCATCACCGGGGACGGGGATGCGGGCCGCAGGACTGCCTGAGTGCAGGCGGACGCGGTCCAGCTGGCTGAGGTGGGCATCAGCGGCGTGGACGAACCTGCCACGCATGCGGGGTGAGAGCTTCTTCCAGTTCTCCATGGTCATGTCGGCGGGGTGGAGAGCTGTCGCTGCCCCCTGATGTGTGCGGAGCTGCTGGATGCGGTGGATGGCGGTGTCGTGGCAAGGGCCCAGCAGCGGTCGGGCATGGTGCGTGATCACTGCGGTGAGCGGGGCGTTCACCGGTGCCAGCCGGTCGGGCGGGGCCTTGGTGGGGCGCTCGACCCATGCCGTCGCGGCGACGGTTCCCAGATGGCGGATCTCGTGCTCAGGCAAGGCGTGCAGGAACCAGCGCGACAGGTGGACCAGATCGCTCAGGCTCGCGGCTGCCGCCGAGATGTCGGGATCGGCAAGGAGTTCGTCGATCCAGCGCTGAGCGGACAACAATGGGCTGGTGTCGGGGAGTCGGTTCGCTGGCGTGATGCGGAGATCCGTGCCGCAGGGCGGGTTGTCACCACGGCGGGTGGTGCAGATCCCGGCCGGATGGGAGCGGGTGCGGCCCGGGAGCAGTCGGCGTGGTCGGCAGCCGCAGCCGGGACACGTGTCGTGCAGCAGCGTGCGGTGGGTGGTGCAGGCGAACACGCAGGGCAGCCACCAGACGAGTTTCCATCGCCCCTCGCGCTCGGCCAGACAGTCCGAGCAGTAGCGCGAGCCGCGGGCCTGCCGTGTCCGCAGCGGCAGGACAGGATTCGGCAGGGTCTGGTCCAGGTGGTGATCGGGCAGCTGGCAGCGGCGTTCCAGCTCACGAAGCTGGGAGGACGTGACGCTCGTGAAGAGCGTGGAGGTCAGGGAAGGGGTCGGCAGGCCAAAGTCGGTCAGCAGTGCCCGAAGGGAGAGCCCGTTGCGGCGGGCGAGTGCTTCGAGCCAGCTGTCGATCCCCTCGCCGGGGGCGACGGGGACCCGCAGCGGCAGGACGCGACCACTGCCGGGGATCACGATGCCGCCTTGGACTTGGAGGACAGGGTGCCGTGGGCGAGAGCGGCCGCGAGTTGCTTGCGGGCCTGTTCGGAGGCTTCGTCGAGACGTACTTGGTCGAGCAGGTCGCGGTTCAGGGCCTCGGTCTTGCCACGGATGGCTCGGTAGCAACCGCGCATCAGCAGAGTGAAGTACGAGCCAATGTGGCCGCTGGTGCGTTCGAAGAGGTAGTCGGCCAGGTCGATGAGCATGCCGGGGCGGTGCTCGGCCAGCACGAGTTGGCGCTCGGATGCCTTGAGCAGGCTCCGCCAGTGCTGGCGCCCCTGGTCGGAGGTGAGGTGGAACGGGTCCACGCCGAGCCGCGTCCAGCGCCGTGCGGTCTGTGCGAGGACCGTGTTCTTCCCGGTCAGCCCGTCGGCGAAGAAGCGGCGTTCGGCGAGTCCGACGCCGACATAGACGAAGGTGACGGGAAGCTCGTTGGCGAGCCACTTCAGATGGTTGCTCACCGCGAGCCCTTCCTTGCGGTCGAGGTCGATGAAGTGGATGTCGTCGATGATCCCCAGACGGGTGTCGCAGCTGAGCACGCAGTCCAGAGCATGGCTGGCCAGGGCCGCGGCGCTGCCCCGGTCGGTGGCGGGATGCCCGTAGAACTCGCAGATCATCCGGTTCAGCGTGCGCAGGGTGGTGTTCGAGGTCAGCCCGACCCGGAAGACCGGGACGCGCTCGTTGCCCTCGGCCGTGACCGCTCCGAGTCGGCGGCGCTGCTGGCGGTCGTAGGTGCGGCCGTAGAGGTTGGCGATGGTGGTCTTGCCCAGGCCGGGCAGGGCGTCGATGACTGCCGCCGAGCGGATGCGGTCGCCGTCCTGCCGGTTGCTGGCCACGATCTGGTCCAGTTCCTCGTGGAGGGAGGCCAGCTGAGGGGTCTGGATGATGCCGAAGTTCGCGTGCCAGTCGTGACGCCGGTCGTTGTAGTCCTCCCGGGCGTCCTCACCGAGCGCGTTCAGCTGCGCTCGGGTGAGCATCTCGGGACGCTGCCGCGGCGGAGTGTTGACGTACTGGTTCCAGCCCTCCTTGCGGGACAGGCTGAACAGTCCCGGTGCGCTCATTCCAGTACCTCGAAGGCGTCCGCGTAGAAGTCGTCCCCGTCCGGGGCCTCGAAGATCTCGTCCTCCTCATCCAGGTCGCTGGTGACGGACGGATCGGGAACCAGGTGCAGGCGGGCCGTGCTCACCGGTGTGTGGGGCTCTTCCTCTGGTAGCCGGGGCAGCGGGACCGCGGCGCGTTCGGCGGACAACCG
It encodes the following:
- a CDS encoding TniQ family protein, whose product is MIPGSGRVLPLRVPVAPGEGIDSWLEALARRNGLSLRALLTDFGLPTPSLTSTLFTSVTSSQLRELERRCQLPDHHLDQTLPNPVLPLRTRQARGSRYCSDCLAEREGRWKLVWWLPCVFACTTHRTLLHDTCPGCGCRPRRLLPGRTRSHPAGICTTRRGDNPPCGTDLRITPANRLPDTSPLLSAQRWIDELLADPDISAAAASLSDLVHLSRWFLHALPEHEIRHLGTVAATAWVERPTKAPPDRLAPVNAPLTAVITHHARPLLGPCHDTAIHRIQQLRTHQGAATALHPADMTMENWKKLSPRMRGRFVHAADAHLSQLDRVRLHSGSPAARIPVPGDAPHTSRSQRIPQLLWPHWTLRFLPPQGLRVDLFRGTAAALLFLPGASSRDKKALLKPLHGHLANYVAHTLQVISQSGYEQVFPALCRIADYLDEHGSEINYQRRRTLIPADTISEAAWQELCFRTNTHPGETSTPAAPGRLLPARRYLFQLLTGADLTDAQHALAWKSPSDRTRYVNFNLSLSLPQRQALLQHAEELLEDLGIDEPVAWEPPEACCQGLALPGPRLDDIDLDTLKRLVITEGRKPSDAARLMKTTVTHVRLALEHIDQGEREWARTTPTSAWKLRERARTVLTASFLDREYTKSGKTLTRIARETGISRQIVVEQAKATGLTIYYSQRPVPMDESWLREQYLTHKRSTADIAAQLGTEDETVRRRFLQLGIPLRPPGVHSRTIMTAKVDKSVPRNIRAAVEGTLHGWLRLHRFQIAMALPNLETTADYLGTHRGALVHQFQRLESDLGHALFHRAAFGKPHRPTRHGSALLRSLATDDIQAMMHSALGPDQITRMPDAATLARAAIRLTTRQSPGPLRPFGDDITAKRIRITGPTLILLRDLLDHQNEQFYGAQIHARTGIDNGTLYPQLKRMERAGWLTSRPEAEDSWLARAPVGCGPGRRRTYYALTPNGLRAAAHEVQHHKPRRRPAR
- a CDS encoding AAA family ATPase produces the protein MSAPGLFSLSRKEGWNQYVNTPPRQRPEMLTRAQLNALGEDAREDYNDRRHDWHANFGIIQTPQLASLHEELDQIVASNRQDGDRIRSAAVIDALPGLGKTTIANLYGRTYDRQQRRRLGAVTAEGNERVPVFRVGLTSNTTLRTLNRMICEFYGHPATDRGSAAALASHALDCVLSCDTRLGIIDDIHFIDLDRKEGLAVSNHLKWLANELPVTFVYVGVGLAERRFFADGLTGKNTVLAQTARRWTRLGVDPFHLTSDQGRQHWRSLLKASERQLVLAEHRPGMLIDLADYLFERTSGHIGSYFTLLMRGCYRAIRGKTEALNRDLLDQVRLDEASEQARKQLAAALAHGTLSSKSKAAS